A portion of the Musa acuminata AAA Group cultivar baxijiao chromosome BXJ1-1, Cavendish_Baxijiao_AAA, whole genome shotgun sequence genome contains these proteins:
- the LOC103973303 gene encoding WRKY DNA-binding transcription factor 70 isoform X2 gives MENSLVDSVIREMEQAFELTTKLQSLVELGNYSDTQKESARMVSRELLQTCNATLSMLKSRRTNVKIEYGSQYQLAPREIPIRTDRRTHYPRKVVTATPYSDGHQWRKYGEKKINGCIFPRSYYRCTYSEDQRCEAKKQVQQQDRGVPSLFLVIYKEEHTCKPMAVEGCRSFEQLQLPGCGEYTCNTSFPLTQVTASTTPPPVDSFSLRFDDSEDSLMRTAVRSITEGTIAWRRNDKGSVSCSELASADLEFLESTEPLHPSLSAVHDVDDEDHSPRSLGLDTDFFGFDLDDMELFGTPY, from the exons ATGGAGAATTCGCTCGTCGACTCTGTGATCCGAGAGATGGAACAAGCGTTTGAGCTCACAACAAAGCTTCAGTCGCTCGTTGAGCTTGGCAACTACAGCGATACACAGAAGGAGTCAGCCAGGATGGTCTCCCGAGAGCTGCTGCAGACCTGCAATGCTACACTCTCCATGTTGAAGTCTCGCAGAACTAATGTCAAGATCGAGTATGGAAGTCAATACCAGCTCGCTCCCCGTGAGATTCCCATCCGAACAGATCGAAGAACACA CTATCCAAGAAAAGTGGTAACTGCTACACCTTATAGTGATGGACACCAATGGAGAAAATACGGGGAAAAGAAGATCAATGGCTGCATCTTTCCCAG GAGCTACTACAGATGCACCTACAGCGAGGATCAAAGATGTGAAGCGAAGAAGCAGGTGCAGCAACAGGACCGTGGCGTCCCATCTTTGTTTCTCGTCATCTACAAGGAAGAACACACATGCAAACCTATGGCAGTGGAAGGCTGCCGATCATTCGAACAGCTGCAACTGCCGGGCTGTGGAGAATACACCTGCAATACTTCCTTCCCCTTAACTCAAGTTACAGCATCGACAACTCCTCCACCAGTTGATTCATTCTCGCTTCGATTTGATGATTCAGAAGACTCACTAATGCGCACTGCGGTGAGAAGCATCACCGAAGGAACCATTGCATGGCGCCGGAACGACAAAGGCAGCGTTTCCTGTAGCGAGCTTGCCTCGGCAGACCTGGAGTTCCTCGAGTCCACGGAACCACTGCACCCAAGCTTGTCGGCTGTTCATGATGTTGACGACGAAGACCACTCACCAAGATCACTTGGTTTGGACACGGATTTCTTCGGATTCGATCTTGATGACATGGAACTGTTTGGAACTCCGTACTAG
- the LOC103973303 gene encoding WRKY DNA-binding transcription factor 70 isoform X1 translates to MENSLVDSVIREMEQAFELTTKLQSLVELGNYSDTQKESARMVSRELLQTCNATLSMLKSRRTNVKIEYGSQYQLAPREIPIRTDRRTHSYPRKVVTATPYSDGHQWRKYGEKKINGCIFPRSYYRCTYSEDQRCEAKKQVQQQDRGVPSLFLVIYKEEHTCKPMAVEGCRSFEQLQLPGCGEYTCNTSFPLTQVTASTTPPPVDSFSLRFDDSEDSLMRTAVRSITEGTIAWRRNDKGSVSCSELASADLEFLESTEPLHPSLSAVHDVDDEDHSPRSLGLDTDFFGFDLDDMELFGTPY, encoded by the exons ATGGAGAATTCGCTCGTCGACTCTGTGATCCGAGAGATGGAACAAGCGTTTGAGCTCACAACAAAGCTTCAGTCGCTCGTTGAGCTTGGCAACTACAGCGATACACAGAAGGAGTCAGCCAGGATGGTCTCCCGAGAGCTGCTGCAGACCTGCAATGCTACACTCTCCATGTTGAAGTCTCGCAGAACTAATGTCAAGATCGAGTATGGAAGTCAATACCAGCTCGCTCCCCGTGAGATTCCCATCCGAACAGATCGAAGAACACA CAGCTATCCAAGAAAAGTGGTAACTGCTACACCTTATAGTGATGGACACCAATGGAGAAAATACGGGGAAAAGAAGATCAATGGCTGCATCTTTCCCAG GAGCTACTACAGATGCACCTACAGCGAGGATCAAAGATGTGAAGCGAAGAAGCAGGTGCAGCAACAGGACCGTGGCGTCCCATCTTTGTTTCTCGTCATCTACAAGGAAGAACACACATGCAAACCTATGGCAGTGGAAGGCTGCCGATCATTCGAACAGCTGCAACTGCCGGGCTGTGGAGAATACACCTGCAATACTTCCTTCCCCTTAACTCAAGTTACAGCATCGACAACTCCTCCACCAGTTGATTCATTCTCGCTTCGATTTGATGATTCAGAAGACTCACTAATGCGCACTGCGGTGAGAAGCATCACCGAAGGAACCATTGCATGGCGCCGGAACGACAAAGGCAGCGTTTCCTGTAGCGAGCTTGCCTCGGCAGACCTGGAGTTCCTCGAGTCCACGGAACCACTGCACCCAAGCTTGTCGGCTGTTCATGATGTTGACGACGAAGACCACTCACCAAGATCACTTGGTTTGGACACGGATTTCTTCGGATTCGATCTTGATGACATGGAACTGTTTGGAACTCCGTACTAG